DNA sequence from the Methanocella sp. genome:
GTGAAGAGTAAAGCGCCATATTTTTCTTGCATATAAGAAAAAGTAACCTATGATAAGGTAAAAGCTTTCCCTTTAAATGATATTAAAAAAGAACCCGGCCGCAAGTAGTACCAGAATAGAGCCATTCAGGATATGAAGAAGCACCGCATGGCGGGACCTTATCTTTTCCATGCGTTCCGCGCCAAAGCCCAGCGCTAATAATAACCCAAGGGCAAGCACCGGCAAAATGACCCCAAAGTCAAAGACGAGCAGGTAAAAGGCCCCCGAAATTACCTCTTTTGACAATACGATCTTGCTCAGGATGGCGAGGTATATGCCACCGGCGCAGGGCATTTTTACCATGCCGAACAGGCCGCCCAGCAGAAAGCTCCCCGCCAGACGGTATTTTGTATATAGCGGCTTGACCGACGCGATCAGGCTGCGAGTAGCTGCTCCCGGCGCTTTGCCGCTATACCTCTGGTACGCGTTTAAAAACGAATAGGCGGCGAGAGCCAGGATTATGATGATGACCGCATACTCCAGATAGTCGCTCAGCCAGGGAATAAAGCTCACTGCCTCGAAGAGTCCCGCGCCGATAAGAAGGTATACTACCAGTATGCCCAGGCAAAAGACAAGGACGTTTAGCATCACGTCCCACTTATTTCCCGTTGCAGATGCGACTTCCGCCGATATGAATATCAGGATGGCGATGATGCACGGATTGAATCCGGCTATCACGCCGGCGGCCAAAAGCGTAAGGACGTCGAAGCGATATACGGGCGGGACTGTATCTTCCGGCATGACTATCACATGGGACCCTTCCGTGTCCAGATACGTTATCTCAGGGCTCTGCGTCCTGTCGATGTCGCCGCTTACCGTGGCATTATAAGCAAGGCTGACACTGTTGCCGGGCTGAATCGCACCTTCCCAGGATGCTTTTCCCGCTATGACATTTATGCCGTTACCTTCCCCGTCGGAAAAGCTCAAGATCACCGTCTCATTGCCCTCATTCCGGATGGTATTCGACACGATCAGCATGGACGCATTTGAAGGGTCTCTAATGATCGTCCTGTCTATTGTTACTGGCACTTTATACTGGTTTGCGTCCTTGATCTTTTGTATTATCAGGTTATACACGACTCCCCGGTCGCCCTCGAACTCGTCCGATCCTATTACCGTATTTCCATTGATGACCATCCCCGGGACGCCATTTAGATGATACCGATCGATGTATTCCAGCCCTTCCTTAGAAGTGTCGACGTATTCCACATAATTGACCTTGATCGTCGTACTATTGTTAATGTCCGAGAGCGCCTGCATGGTCACGGGCCTGGCCCTTTCGCAGGCGACGCAGCCGTGGCTATAGATCAATACCACATCTACCGTGCCATTATGGCCCGTTTGGCTTTGAGCGGAACAGTTCGCAGGCGAAAAACTAAAAAAGGATATCGCTGAAATCAATAAGATACAAAAAAGTAACATCCCTCGGCGACCCATTTTTATACCTCGCGTTAACAAAACAATTGATTAAAGCAATCTGATAATCTATAAATACTGTGGCTACTCATACTATTTCAATTCTCAGCCCGGGACGTGATGTTGAATGAAGTTCGAGAACACGATCAAGAGCCTGTTCGGCAAGGAGCCAGATGAGGCTGTCAAGGAGCTCCTCAAGAACATTGAGGAAGACTATGGCGAAGTTCCATTCATCCTCCAGGCGATGAGCGACAAGCCCAACGTCCTCCTGCCGAAGATCATCTACGACGACGCCGTCCTGAGGAGCCCCGAACACCTGGACGAGAAGACGGTCGAGCTGATCACCATCGGGGTCGCCACGGCTCTAAAGTGCGACCACTGCCTGAACATGCACCTCCGCGTCGCGGCCCGAAAAGGCATCTCGGACGACGAGGTCTTCGAAGCCATCCTCATCGGCAGCGCGCTTTCCAGCACCGCCGTCATGGCGCAGGCCATGCGCGTCTATGAGAACCATAAAAAAGAGTTTAAGGCGAAAGAGGAGATCGGCGGCGAATGCGAGGGCTGTATCGCCTACGAGAACCATAACGGCAGGCATAAGATCGAATAATCCTTTTTATAGCGGCAGGCCGCCCTTTTCGAGCGCTTCAAATATCTTATCGACGATGATGGCAGCGAAGTCCGCGCTAACGAGCCCCATGTCGGGATAGGCGTACGTCATCTTTATCTCTGGGTGGGCTTCCTGGAGCTTATTGACGGCTTCCGGTATGTCCACGAGCGTGTGCGAGCTCCGGTCGCAGAAAC
Encoded proteins:
- a CDS encoding carboxymuconolactone decarboxylase family protein, encoding MKFENTIKSLFGKEPDEAVKELLKNIEEDYGEVPFILQAMSDKPNVLLPKIIYDDAVLRSPEHLDEKTVELITIGVATALKCDHCLNMHLRVAARKGISDDEVFEAILIGSALSSTAVMAQAMRVYENHKKEFKAKEEIGGECEGCIAYENHNGRHKIE
- a CDS encoding cytochrome c biogenesis protein CcdA, which encodes MVLIYSHGCVACERARPVTMQALSDINNSTTIKVNYVEYVDTSKEGLEYIDRYHLNGVPGMVINGNTVIGSDEFEGDRGVVYNLIIQKIKDANQYKVPVTIDRTIIRDPSNASMLIVSNTIRNEGNETVILSFSDGEGNGINVIAGKASWEGAIQPGNSVSLAYNATVSGDIDRTQSPEITYLDTEGSHVIVMPEDTVPPVYRFDVLTLLAAGVIAGFNPCIIAILIFISAEVASATGNKWDVMLNVLVFCLGILVVYLLIGAGLFEAVSFIPWLSDYLEYAVIIIILALAAYSFLNAYQRYSGKAPGAATRSLIASVKPLYTKYRLAGSFLLGGLFGMVKMPCAGGIYLAILSKIVLSKEVISGAFYLLVFDFGVILPVLALGLLLALGFGAERMEKIRSRHAVLLHILNGSILVLLAAGFFFNII